A genomic stretch from Desulfurococcaceae archaeon MEX13E-LK6-19 includes:
- a CDS encoding Hsp20/alpha crystallin family protein — protein MSFDELFEKVRKEIKKMWREFEEALRELEERPMWDTTGRLEPLVSREERHDSYVILVDLPYADLKSLSIEFRGRRIRVECRLSRGVRFDRWTVSRETVFDRYYTEIELPEDADTSKAVIEKDENRKIVRIRVPRRPL, from the coding sequence ATGTCTTTTGACGAGCTTTTCGAGAAAGTCAGGAAAGAAATAAAGAAAATGTGGAGAGAATTTGAAGAAGCATTAAGAGAACTAGAAGAAAGGCCTATGTGGGATACCACTGGTAGACTTGAACCTCTTGTATCACGTGAGGAGCGTCATGATAGTTATGTAATCCTTGTTGACTTGCCGTATGCTGATCTAAAATCACTGTCTATCGAGTTTAGAGGTAGGAGAATAAGAGTTGAGTGCAGATTATCTCGTGGAGTAAGATTTGATAGATGGACCGTATCCAGGGAAACAGTGTTCGATAGATATTATACTGAAATAGAATTGCCTGAAGATGCTGATACAAGTAAGGCTGTTATTGAGAAAGATGAGAATAGGAAGATAGTGAGGATAAGGGTTCCTAGGAGACCTCTCTAA
- a CDS encoding TGS domain-containing protein produces MVTNLPAEARAKWLKVMEAKTPEEKIRALEEFLSAVPKHKGTANLRLWATRRLAELREEVEERKRRRGGRGPRIFIEKEGAAQVVVTGMPNSGKSSIVNMLTGARTVIADYPFSTTEPVPGMYRYEDIFFQLIDTPPLVPGKRWLWNTRVIGLIRNADAIILVLDNADDPVTQFKELSRELEESGILLYKPEGRVVIERQRSGKTGIRVTIMGKLVDCTPDDIRKLLESYRIYNAHVKIYGKVDLDMVEQAILETKMYKPAVIIINKADLDLKKAVDSGKRIYEMTKKIIPVIIASAKLKKGFEELGKILFQNLELIRIYTKQPNSEPSPKPLILKKGATILDVAKAIHKKFVETFLYAKIWGPSAKYPGERVGLDHVVEDGDIVEIHTKI; encoded by the coding sequence ATGGTAACTAATCTGCCAGCTGAAGCTAGGGCCAAATGGCTAAAAGTAATGGAAGCTAAGACTCCCGAGGAAAAGATACGTGCTTTAGAAGAATTTCTATCAGCTGTACCAAAGCATAAGGGGACAGCAAATCTTAGACTATGGGCAACCCGTAGGCTTGCCGAGCTTAGAGAAGAAGTTGAGGAAAGGAAGCGAAGAAGAGGAGGAAGAGGGCCACGTATATTCATTGAAAAAGAAGGGGCAGCACAAGTTGTTGTAACAGGGATGCCTAATTCTGGTAAAAGCAGTATTGTCAACATGCTTACTGGCGCTCGTACAGTAATTGCTGATTACCCGTTTTCGACAACAGAACCTGTGCCGGGTATGTATCGTTATGAAGACATTTTCTTCCAGCTAATAGATACGCCGCCACTTGTTCCTGGAAAGAGATGGCTGTGGAATACAAGAGTGATAGGGTTAATAAGGAACGCCGATGCCATAATTCTCGTCCTAGATAACGCCGATGATCCCGTCACACAATTCAAAGAGTTATCGAGAGAGCTTGAGGAGTCTGGTATACTGTTATACAAGCCAGAAGGCAGGGTTGTTATAGAGAGGCAAAGAAGCGGTAAAACAGGTATAAGAGTCACTATCATGGGGAAACTAGTTGATTGTACTCCCGACGACATAAGGAAACTTCTTGAAAGCTACAGGATATACAATGCACACGTCAAAATCTATGGAAAAGTAGACCTTGATATGGTAGAACAAGCTATTCTCGAGACGAAAATGTATAAACCAGCTGTTATAATAATCAATAAAGCAGATCTTGACCTAAAGAAGGCTGTTGATTCTGGAAAAAGGATATACGAAATGACTAAGAAGATTATACCAGTTATAATAGCATCAGCGAAATTAAAGAAGGGGTTTGAGGAACTTGGAAAGATTCTTTTCCAAAACCTAGAGCTGATAAGAATCTATACTAAGCAGCCGAATAGTGAACCGTCACCAAAACCCCTTATTCTAAAGAAAGGTGCGACAATACTTGATGTAGCTAAGGCTATCCACAAAAAATTCGTTGAAACATTCTTATATGCAAAGATATGGGGTCCTTCAGCTAAATATCCTGGCGAGCGTGTAGGTCTCGACCACGTTGTTGAGGATGGAGATATAGTTGAAATCCACACTAAAATATAA
- the rnhB gene encoding ribonuclease HII, with the protein MGENLSCVIGIDEAGRGPLLGDMVIACVVVSKENLEKMVRIGVKDSKNLTPLERATLLKHIIENSLIILTTYVNPYEIDEYNLNELTLKKIKEMLSGISRLLPENTRIERITVDMVKGYQKFIPVLESIFPEAKIMFVEKADVYYPEVSAASIVAKVYRDVNLYSFKKIYGDFGSGYPTDPKTISWLKTLYLQQDSPPPILRRTWGILERITPHWYVKKRKQRTKPENRSILDFI; encoded by the coding sequence ATGGGCGAAAATTTATCTTGCGTAATAGGAATAGATGAAGCAGGCAGGGGTCCTTTACTTGGAGATATGGTTATTGCATGTGTCGTTGTTAGTAAAGAGAATTTAGAAAAAATGGTCCGTATAGGAGTAAAGGATAGTAAAAACCTAACTCCTCTAGAACGAGCCACTCTTTTAAAACACATTATAGAAAACTCCCTCATTATACTTACAACATACGTGAACCCTTACGAGATTGATGAATATAATCTCAATGAGCTTACTCTCAAGAAAATAAAGGAGATGCTAAGTGGGATATCTCGGTTACTTCCAGAGAATACCCGTATAGAACGCATAACAGTAGATATGGTCAAGGGATACCAGAAGTTCATTCCAGTGCTTGAGAGTATTTTCCCTGAAGCCAAGATTATGTTTGTAGAAAAGGCTGATGTATATTATCCCGAAGTATCGGCTGCCAGCATAGTCGCTAAAGTCTATAGGGATGTAAACCTGTATTCATTTAAGAAGATCTATGGAGACTTTGGCTCAGGATACCCTACAGACCCAAAGACTATTAGTTGGTTAAAAACACTCTATTTACAACAAGATAGCCCGCCCCCTATTCTTAGACGGACATGGGGTATTCTAGAGAGAATAACTCCACATTGGTATGTCAAGAAGCGGAAACAACGAACTAAACCGGAGAATAGGAGTATTCTTGATTTTATTTAA
- a CDS encoding sugar phosphate isomerase/epimerase: protein MALPKIGLPLWFGTIERNHERLREIITFFIDYGVKYVELSIDYPWPYKHNDSLQEMIKEITSEGIGIAIHAPWRDIHLASPVERIRKASVDEVINAIEAVLSIETKLEYIVLHVNTMQKLTIADNRRETIKAAKNSVTEILEKLREKLDTLPLLCIENLSNLFTSDIQDLPEVISDENLCLVLDVAHAYISYIRSYKDYYRDFQSFLQDLINIVGAEKINVIHFHDVSDKKKEHIIPGQGIIDYREVLKVLRKTNATYLLIEAYLDKEHKHLSLKEVLEYSREFMTWAKIYLA, encoded by the coding sequence ATGGCATTGCCGAAAATTGGCTTGCCACTCTGGTTTGGCACAATCGAAAGAAACCATGAACGGCTCCGTGAAATAATCACGTTCTTCATTGACTATGGTGTGAAGTATGTTGAGCTAAGCATAGATTATCCTTGGCCATATAAGCATAATGATTCTCTTCAAGAGATGATAAAAGAAATAACAAGTGAAGGCATTGGGATAGCTATTCATGCACCTTGGAGAGACATCCATCTCGCATCACCTGTGGAGAGAATAAGAAAAGCGTCTGTAGACGAGGTAATCAATGCCATTGAGGCTGTTTTGTCTATAGAAACAAAACTGGAATATATTGTGCTCCATGTAAACACTATGCAAAAACTCACAATAGCAGATAATAGAAGAGAGACAATAAAGGCTGCTAAGAATAGTGTCACGGAGATCTTGGAGAAGCTCCGCGAAAAACTTGATACACTACCACTTTTGTGTATAGAGAATTTATCCAACTTATTCACAAGCGATATACAGGATCTTCCAGAAGTAATTAGCGACGAAAACCTATGTTTAGTATTAGATGTCGCACATGCATACATATCCTATATAAGGAGTTACAAAGACTACTACCGTGACTTTCAATCATTCCTACAAGATCTCATAAATATTGTTGGCGCTGAAAAAATTAATGTAATACATTTCCATGATGTCTCCGATAAGAAGAAGGAGCACATTATACCAGGACAAGGTATCATAGATTATAGAGAGGTACTTAAGGTATTAAGAAAAACTAATGCCACATACTTGCTCATAGAGGCCTATTTAGACAAAGAGCATAAACACTTGTCCTTAAAGGAAGTATTAGAGTATAGTAGGGAGTTCATGACATGGGCGAAAATTTATCTTGCGTAA